In one window of Candidatus Methylomirabilota bacterium DNA:
- a CDS encoding methyltransferase domain-containing protein has protein sequence MTQGYPPEFFEGLRKTARRSAERVVPLVLELVSPASVVDVGCGVGSWLAVFRERGVRTILGIDGEYVDLRHLEIPHECF, from the coding sequence GAGTTCTTCGAGGGCCTCCGGAAGACCGCCCGGCGCTCGGCCGAGCGCGTCGTGCCGCTGGTCCTCGAGCTCGTCTCCCCCGCGAGCGTCGTCGACGTCGGGTGCGGCGTGGGCAGCTGGCTCGCGGTGTTCAGAGAGCGCGGGGTGCGAACGATCCTCGGGATCGACGGCGAGTACGTGGATCTCAGGCACCTCGAGATCCCGCACGAGTGCTTCC